One region of Cobetia sp. cqz5-12 genomic DNA includes:
- a CDS encoding YdcH family protein: protein MHIDDHSLCNDFPQQRDLILRLINGNEEFARIAEAYTRIDIEIHALEVDESPIGDDSMHQLKHQRSLLKDGLYERMMAAE from the coding sequence ATGCATATCGATGACCACTCCCTGTGCAACGACTTCCCTCAGCAACGTGATCTCATTCTGCGCCTGATCAATGGCAATGAAGAGTTTGCCCGCATCGCGGAAGCCTATACCCGTATCGATATCGAGATTCACGCCCTGGAAGTCGATGAATCGCCGATCGGCGATGACTCCATGCACCAGCTCAAGCACCAGCGCAGCCTGCTCAAGGATGGTCTGTACGAGCGAATGATGGCGGCTGAGTAA
- a CDS encoding CNNM domain-containing protein has protein sequence MFLLILFAAIAIGISFVCSVLEAALLSLSPSYVASLRDQHPKRHAALAKLKDNIDKPLAAILTLNTIAHTVGATGVGAQVSVVFGEAWVGVASAVMTLLILVASEIIPKTIGATYWRQLSPMLPGVLNAMVLALKPLIWLSELITSRIGKDAHDIDVRGEIKALAQMGLDKKALENDEQRVITNILNLHEMKVRDVLTPRPVCQTVSPEMSVAEFNDQLTIWPFSRYPVMTDDERTLGMIHRTDAHQAEPTTPLKDLMRPISELHAEDNVEHAFGLMQRERQHLCVVYDNLGNWLGVITLEDVMETILGEDIIDETDNVANLRRFARQRWTKRIGANTSSSQPSTAKAAGEDAAPGEETGSDEGALPVYEQSEKDAGSSKHSSKDSAKSPGDSKG, from the coding sequence ATGTTTCTGTTGATCCTGTTTGCCGCCATCGCGATTGGCATCTCATTCGTCTGCTCAGTGCTCGAGGCGGCGCTGCTGTCGCTCTCTCCCAGCTATGTGGCAAGCCTGAGAGATCAACATCCCAAGCGCCACGCCGCACTGGCCAAACTCAAGGACAATATCGACAAGCCGCTGGCCGCCATCCTGACGCTCAACACCATCGCGCATACCGTCGGTGCCACGGGGGTGGGCGCGCAGGTATCGGTCGTCTTCGGGGAAGCCTGGGTCGGCGTGGCCTCGGCGGTGATGACGCTGCTGATCCTGGTGGCCTCGGAAATCATTCCCAAGACCATCGGTGCTACCTACTGGCGTCAGCTGTCGCCGATGCTGCCCGGTGTGCTCAATGCCATGGTCTTAGCACTCAAGCCACTGATCTGGCTGTCTGAGTTGATCACCTCGCGCATCGGCAAGGATGCCCATGACATCGATGTGCGTGGCGAGATCAAGGCATTGGCGCAGATGGGGCTCGACAAGAAAGCCCTGGAAAATGATGAACAACGCGTCATCACCAACATCCTCAATCTGCATGAGATGAAGGTGCGTGACGTGCTGACACCGCGCCCTGTCTGCCAGACGGTCAGCCCCGAGATGAGCGTGGCCGAATTCAATGACCAGCTGACGATCTGGCCCTTCAGCCGCTACCCGGTGATGACCGACGATGAGCGAACGCTGGGCATGATTCACCGGACCGATGCCCATCAGGCAGAGCCCACCACCCCGCTCAAGGACCTGATGCGCCCGATCAGCGAGCTGCACGCCGAAGACAACGTCGAGCATGCCTTTGGGCTCATGCAGCGCGAACGCCAGCATCTGTGCGTGGTCTACGACAACCTGGGCAACTGGCTGGGTGTCATCACGCTGGAAGATGTGATGGAGACGATCCTGGGCGAGGACATCATCGACGAGACGGACAACGTGGCCAATCTGCGCCGCTTTGCCCGCCAGCGCTGGACCAAGCGTATCGGTGCCAACACCTCAAGTTCCCAGCCTTCCACTGCTAAGGCTGCTGGTGAAGATGCTGCCCCGGGTGAAGAAACTGGCTCTGATGAAGGTGCTTTGCCCGTCTACGAGCAATCCGAGAAAGATGCGGGTTCTTCCAAGCACTCTTCCAAAGACTCTGCCAAGAGCCCTGGCGACAGCAAGGGCTAG
- a CDS encoding AraC family transcriptional regulator has product MSQPLGDTADSRATRRVMAPPQQSPAPLSERRGWRMAKYPHCEGQVQELHPWRDAHLTLCDLEVSRAYHGQHQFHEGLYLCLVLEGRLTLSGVDGVGVDLLAGQGGIFRPARTQSAPPTLKSYHPEGRLRCLSLHLEGEASQSLQVRRGLANWDALPCARLSRPMGWTPGGWLHQQLDECVRVPGSDGARGECETPVVTACEGEMLEWQGIALQLLGAALKRGAGEVQGVPAFSSSPLPSPSRPHGTCRHLEAVRQRLAAVPHGAHSLEELARLACMSPSGLRHKFRQAFGQSLGSYQRECRMRCAEQALRRGVSIQQVAHQVGYAHACNFATAYRRHFGVSPQVARARFHRVE; this is encoded by the coding sequence ATGTCACAGCCGCTTGGAGACACTGCCGACAGTCGGGCCACTCGCCGCGTCATGGCCCCACCTCAACAGAGCCCCGCACCGCTCAGCGAGCGGCGCGGCTGGCGAATGGCGAAATATCCGCATTGCGAGGGACAGGTGCAGGAGCTGCATCCCTGGCGGGATGCGCATCTGACGCTGTGTGATCTCGAGGTATCACGCGCCTATCATGGGCAGCATCAATTTCACGAGGGCCTCTATCTCTGCCTGGTGCTGGAAGGACGGCTGACGCTATCAGGCGTGGACGGCGTGGGGGTCGACTTGCTCGCGGGGCAGGGGGGAATCTTTCGCCCGGCGAGAACGCAGTCTGCGCCGCCGACGCTGAAGAGCTACCACCCTGAAGGTCGCCTGCGCTGCTTGAGCTTGCATCTGGAGGGCGAGGCGAGCCAGTCGCTGCAGGTGCGACGCGGGCTGGCGAACTGGGATGCATTGCCGTGCGCGCGCCTTTCCAGACCGATGGGCTGGACGCCGGGGGGCTGGCTTCATCAGCAATTGGATGAGTGTGTCAGAGTCCCTGGCAGTGATGGCGCACGCGGGGAGTGCGAGACGCCTGTGGTCACCGCCTGCGAGGGGGAGATGCTGGAGTGGCAGGGGATTGCGCTGCAGTTGTTGGGGGCAGCACTCAAGCGGGGTGCTGGTGAGGTGCAGGGTGTGCCGGCTTTTTCTTCCTCACCATTACCGTCCCCATCGCGACCCCACGGCACCTGTCGACATCTGGAGGCGGTGCGCCAGCGTCTTGCCGCCGTGCCGCATGGCGCGCACTCGCTGGAGGAGCTGGCGCGGCTGGCTTGCATGAGTCCCTCCGGCTTGCGCCACAAGTTTCGCCAGGCCTTCGGGCAGTCACTGGGCAGTTACCAGCGTGAATGTCGCATGCGGTGTGCCGAGCAGGCCTTGCGGCGTGGGGTGAGCATTCAGCAGGTGGCGCATCAGGTGGGGTATGCCCATGCCTGCAACTTCGCCACGGCCTACCGGCGTCATTTCGGGGTGTCGCCACAGGTGGCACGAGCCAGGTTTCATCGCGTCGAGTGA
- a CDS encoding tripartite tricarboxylate transporter permease codes for MIDTLLSSFGHVFTLTHLLFMMIGIFVGLLVGIIPGLGGIAGMALLLPFLYGLDPGYALGMLMGMVAVIPTGDTFASVLMGIPGSSASQATVLDGFPLAKKGQAARALTSAFLSSLYGGVIGAIILTGFILVARPLVLAFSSAELFVLTLLGLTMVAVLSGKNLFKGTAACGLGLLVGAIGAAPATGEYRMNLDIDYLYDGVPLIVLGLGIFALPEIVELLLGRGSIAKNGNTDLGKGWSAGIKDVVKNKWLVARCAGIGSLIGTIPGLAGSVVDWITYGFAVKTAKDPSQFGKGDIRGVIAPESANNACACGAMVPTLLFGVPGSGTAAVFLGGLLLLGLEPGVSMITTNLDMTYTIIWSLALANILGAGLCLMLARPIAQLTRVPFAILAPAITVLILFAAYQASRSLGDWAALGMIGMIGVLFKSAGWSRPAFLIGFVLAPGAENYFYQSMQFHGAEAFLRPGVLIILGLILLAFFLPVIRKAIMRRRQTHEVVESAPSPQEDVLESRGFGGVDFLLLLMMGVAALWALYDIKDLMPLGKAFPTLAAFITLLSVIAVVFNGWRRGMIRVQQPASKAVGVMLGFFVLIGVSALLGFVSTAVLFCLGFQLTIARKSPLFAGLFALGVVVFLLGMQAAMNLHYPTGLLDDVVLPMIPFL; via the coding sequence ATGATCGACACTCTCCTGTCCAGCTTTGGACACGTCTTCACGCTGACGCATCTGCTGTTCATGATGATCGGCATCTTCGTCGGCCTGCTGGTCGGTATCATTCCCGGCCTGGGCGGCATCGCCGGCATGGCCCTGCTGCTGCCCTTCCTCTATGGACTGGACCCGGGCTACGCCCTGGGCATGCTGATGGGCATGGTCGCGGTCATTCCCACCGGCGATACCTTCGCCTCGGTCCTGATGGGCATTCCCGGTTCCAGCGCATCGCAAGCCACGGTGCTGGATGGCTTCCCGCTGGCCAAGAAGGGCCAGGCAGCCCGCGCGCTGACCAGTGCCTTCCTGTCTTCCCTGTATGGTGGCGTGATCGGTGCCATCATCCTGACCGGCTTCATCCTCGTCGCACGCCCCCTCGTACTGGCCTTCTCGTCAGCCGAATTGTTCGTATTGACCTTGCTGGGCCTGACGATGGTGGCGGTGTTGTCCGGCAAGAACCTGTTCAAGGGCACCGCTGCCTGCGGCCTCGGCCTGCTGGTCGGTGCTATCGGCGCCGCACCGGCGACCGGCGAGTACCGCATGAACCTGGACATCGACTACCTGTACGACGGCGTACCGCTGATCGTGCTGGGTCTGGGCATCTTCGCCCTGCCGGAAATCGTCGAGCTGCTGCTGGGACGTGGCAGTATCGCCAAGAACGGCAACACCGACCTGGGCAAGGGCTGGTCTGCCGGCATCAAGGATGTGGTCAAGAACAAGTGGCTGGTCGCGCGCTGTGCCGGTATCGGCAGCCTGATCGGGACCATCCCGGGCCTGGCGGGTTCCGTGGTCGACTGGATCACCTACGGCTTCGCGGTCAAGACCGCCAAGGACCCGAGCCAGTTCGGCAAGGGCGACATCCGCGGCGTCATCGCGCCGGAATCCGCCAACAATGCCTGCGCCTGTGGTGCCATGGTGCCGACACTGCTGTTCGGGGTGCCAGGCTCCGGCACGGCGGCGGTTTTCCTGGGCGGGCTGTTGCTGCTGGGGCTGGAACCCGGCGTGTCGATGATCACCACCAATCTGGACATGACCTACACCATCATCTGGTCACTGGCGCTGGCCAATATCCTGGGCGCGGGCCTGTGTCTGATGCTGGCGCGTCCGATTGCGCAGCTGACGCGTGTGCCCTTCGCCATTCTGGCCCCTGCCATCACCGTACTGATCCTGTTCGCTGCCTATCAGGCCAGCCGCTCGCTGGGTGACTGGGCCGCGCTGGGCATGATCGGCATGATCGGTGTGCTGTTCAAGAGTGCTGGCTGGTCGCGTCCGGCCTTCCTGATCGGCTTCGTGCTGGCACCGGGCGCCGAGAACTACTTCTATCAGAGCATGCAGTTCCACGGCGCCGAAGCCTTCCTGCGCCCGGGCGTACTGATCATCCTCGGCCTGATCCTGCTGGCCTTCTTCCTGCCGGTGATCCGCAAGGCGATCATGCGTCGCCGCCAGACCCATGAAGTGGTCGAGAGCGCGCCGTCTCCACAAGAGGATGTGCTGGAATCGCGTGGCTTCGGTGGCGTCGACTTCCTGCTGCTGTTGATGATGGGCGTTGCCGCCCTGTGGGCGCTCTACGACATCAAGGACCTGATGCCGCTGGGCAAGGCCTTCCCGACGCTGGCCGCCTTCATCACGCTGCTCTCGGTGATCGCCGTGGTCTTCAACGGCTGGCGTCGCGGCATGATTCGCGTCCAGCAACCGGCCTCCAAGGCAGTGGGTGTAATGCTCGGCTTCTTCGTGCTGATCGGCGTCAGTGCGCTGCTGGGCTTCGTCTCCACCGCTGTACTGTTCTGTCTGGGCTTCCAGCTCACCATCGCGCGCAAGTCGCCGCTGTTCGCAGGGCTCTTCGCGCTGGGCGTGGTAGTCTTCCTGCTCGGGATGCAGGCGGCGATGAATCTGCACTACCCGACAGGCCTGCTGGATGACGTGGTGCTGCCGATGATCCCCTTCCTGTAA
- a CDS encoding tricarboxylate transporter, protein MSIIVSTPKRQTLKRHARTTALAFMLPVMGLMPLSSAVHAAAEVPDTLTWTVPFGVGGGTDVWARFMSNWVTKDLPGNPAVVIDNVPGGGSITGVNLFSKRAGDDGDELVVTSASTQYPAMLRDRRVRYDYADWEPIFAAPTGGVVYASSSLGKDSASALEALASQEVKFAGQNPTGLEMPVLMAFDLLDFQVDPVFGMKSRGEGRLAFERGEVALDFQTTSAYKSNVTPLVDAGQAVPLFSLGVMDDEGHIERDPSFPDLPTFSELYLAQEGHSRDDKAYQIFHKFFASGYAMQKMLLVPKDVDPKLLELYRQAARDLAKDPEFLKEAAQKVGPYGLMVGKAAATQLQAAMQLSEAEHEWVKNWLMERHNIRLQSR, encoded by the coding sequence ATGTCCATCATCGTGTCTACCCCCAAGCGCCAGACCCTCAAGCGTCATGCCCGTACCACCGCATTGGCCTTCATGCTGCCTGTCATGGGCTTGATGCCACTGTCCTCAGCCGTTCACGCCGCGGCGGAAGTCCCCGACACCCTGACCTGGACCGTCCCCTTCGGTGTCGGGGGCGGCACGGATGTCTGGGCACGCTTCATGTCCAACTGGGTAACCAAGGACCTGCCGGGCAACCCGGCTGTCGTCATCGACAACGTCCCGGGCGGTGGCTCCATTACCGGTGTCAACCTGTTCAGCAAGCGTGCCGGCGATGACGGCGACGAGCTGGTCGTCACCTCGGCCTCTACCCAGTATCCGGCCATGCTGCGCGATCGTCGCGTGCGCTATGACTATGCCGACTGGGAGCCGATCTTCGCCGCACCGACAGGGGGTGTCGTCTACGCCTCAAGCTCGCTGGGCAAGGACAGCGCCAGTGCGCTCGAGGCCCTCGCCTCCCAGGAAGTGAAGTTCGCCGGCCAGAACCCGACCGGGCTCGAGATGCCGGTGCTGATGGCCTTCGATCTGCTCGATTTCCAGGTCGACCCGGTCTTCGGCATGAAGAGCCGTGGTGAAGGCCGCCTGGCCTTCGAACGTGGCGAAGTCGCCCTCGATTTCCAGACCACCTCCGCCTACAAGAGCAACGTCACGCCGCTGGTCGACGCCGGCCAGGCCGTACCGCTGTTCAGCCTTGGCGTGATGGATGACGAAGGCCATATCGAGCGCGATCCGTCCTTCCCGGACCTGCCGACCTTCTCCGAACTGTATCTGGCCCAGGAAGGCCATTCACGTGACGACAAGGCCTATCAGATCTTCCACAAGTTCTTCGCCTCCGGTTACGCCATGCAGAAGATGCTGCTGGTGCCGAAGGACGTGGACCCCAAGCTGCTGGAGCTTTACCGCCAGGCCGCGCGTGATCTGGCCAAGGACCCCGAGTTCCTCAAGGAGGCCGCTCAGAAGGTCGGACCCTATGGCCTGATGGTCGGCAAGGCCGCCGCGACCCAGCTCCAGGCAGCCATGCAGCTGAGCGAAGCCGAGCATGAATGGGTCAAGAACTGGCTGATGGAACGCCACAATATTCGCCTGCAATCTCGTTGA
- a CDS encoding 4-oxalomesaconate tautomerase, with translation MMHSLPCMILRGGTSRGPFLRLDHLPADDEGRRDVLRQVMGSGHVLQIDGLGGGNSLTSKVALVGPPSHPEADVDYLFAQVDVEGDKVDFSPNCGNMLAAVGPYAIETGMIAPQGDLTRLRIHNLNTRTLIDSQVPTPGGVVAYQGDTRISGVPGAGSAIKLGFLGAVGAKTGMMLPSGRVIDMIDGIEVTCLDSATPVVLIEAASLGWAGNEAPAEMDANREAMARLEQIRLKAGELMGMGDVSGSVLPKPVILSAPRTQDGTLCARYFVPHRCHGALAVTGAITLAVATSIPGTLANRVALAAGTLAPGSLAANVHLEHPAGFLDVEIEHANADPMTPSRVSLLRTARKIMSGEVFLNLPDSLEMPGRA, from the coding sequence ATGATGCATTCACTTCCTTGCATGATCCTACGTGGCGGTACCTCTCGGGGGCCCTTCCTGCGTCTGGATCACCTCCCCGCCGATGACGAAGGCCGTCGCGACGTTCTGCGTCAGGTCATGGGGTCCGGCCACGTACTGCAGATCGATGGCCTGGGCGGCGGCAATTCGTTGACCAGCAAGGTCGCCCTCGTCGGGCCGCCCAGTCATCCTGAAGCAGATGTCGATTACCTGTTCGCTCAGGTCGACGTAGAGGGCGACAAGGTCGACTTCTCGCCCAACTGCGGCAACATGCTGGCCGCCGTCGGCCCCTACGCCATCGAGACCGGCATGATTGCGCCACAGGGCGACCTGACACGTCTGCGGATTCACAACCTCAATACCCGCACGCTGATCGACAGCCAGGTGCCGACACCCGGTGGCGTGGTGGCCTACCAGGGCGACACGCGCATCAGTGGTGTGCCCGGCGCCGGCAGCGCCATCAAGCTGGGCTTCCTCGGCGCAGTGGGCGCCAAGACCGGCATGATGCTGCCCAGCGGCCGGGTCATCGACATGATTGATGGCATCGAGGTGACCTGTCTCGACTCTGCGACTCCGGTGGTACTTATCGAGGCGGCAAGTCTGGGCTGGGCGGGCAACGAAGCCCCGGCCGAGATGGACGCCAACCGCGAGGCGATGGCACGCCTCGAGCAGATTCGCCTCAAGGCGGGAGAGTTGATGGGCATGGGCGACGTCAGCGGCTCGGTGCTGCCCAAGCCGGTGATTCTCTCCGCCCCGCGCACTCAGGACGGCACGCTGTGCGCCCGTTACTTCGTGCCGCATCGCTGCCATGGTGCCCTGGCCGTCACGGGTGCCATCACGCTGGCCGTTGCGACCAGCATCCCGGGTACCCTGGCCAATCGTGTGGCCCTCGCAGCCGGCACACTGGCACCGGGTAGCCTGGCGGCAAACGTTCATCTGGAACATCCCGCCGGTTTTCTGGATGTCGAGATCGAGCACGCCAATGCCGACCCGATGACCCCCAGCCGTGTGTCTCTGCTGCGTACGGCACGCAAGATCATGAGTGGCGAGGTGTTCTTGAACCTCCCCGACTCGCTGGAAATGCCTGGGCGTGCATGA
- a CDS encoding LysR family transcriptional regulator, translated as MHRLEFLDLSAFVEVAENHSFNEAAERLHISQPALSRRIQKLEEILGAKVLERTTRRSRLTPVGRDFLPKARKLLEDYESSLVGVRELATHRKGVLTIACLPTAAFYFLPSVVREFNTAYPGIRIRILDVSANEGVERVVSGEADFGINMVSAHHPAVDFTSIYRDPFVLALRRDHPLAQKQRVEWSDLDDVRLITVSRDSGNRILLDNTLLSAGLHLDGFYEVQHLSTSLGLVESGLGVAILPSMAMPGPEHEVLCQRELPEPRIDRTIGLLRRRGESLSPIAELFIEILLKRWN; from the coding sequence ATGCATAGATTGGAGTTTCTGGATCTGTCGGCGTTCGTCGAGGTCGCCGAGAATCATTCCTTCAACGAGGCGGCAGAACGCCTGCATATTTCGCAGCCGGCATTGTCGCGTCGCATCCAGAAACTGGAGGAGATTCTGGGCGCCAAGGTGCTCGAGCGCACCACGCGAAGAAGTCGTTTGACGCCCGTTGGGCGTGATTTTCTGCCCAAAGCCCGCAAGTTGCTCGAAGATTATGAGTCGTCTCTGGTCGGTGTACGTGAGCTGGCCACCCACCGCAAGGGGGTGCTGACCATCGCCTGCCTACCCACGGCAGCCTTCTATTTCCTGCCCAGCGTGGTACGCGAATTCAATACCGCCTATCCCGGTATCCGGATTCGCATCCTGGATGTCAGTGCCAATGAAGGGGTCGAAAGGGTGGTGTCGGGGGAGGCAGACTTTGGTATCAACATGGTCAGTGCCCACCATCCAGCGGTGGATTTCACCTCCATCTATCGTGATCCCTTCGTGCTGGCCCTGCGGCGTGACCATCCTCTTGCACAGAAACAGCGCGTGGAATGGAGCGACCTGGACGATGTGCGCCTGATCACGGTCTCGCGTGACAGCGGCAATCGCATTCTGCTCGACAACACTCTGCTGTCCGCCGGCCTGCATCTGGATGGCTTCTACGAAGTGCAGCACCTTTCGACGTCACTGGGTCTGGTCGAGAGCGGGCTGGGCGTCGCCATCCTGCCTTCGATGGCCATGCCGGGGCCAGAACACGAGGTGCTGTGTCAGCGTGAACTGCCCGAGCCGCGCATTGACCGCACCATTGGCCTGCTGCGGCGGCGCGGTGAGTCGTTGTCGCCGATCGCGGAACTGTTCATCGAGATTCTGCTCAAGCGCTGGAACTGA
- a CDS encoding dipeptidase, producing the protein MSTRTATHATSRQTALALGLALGLGSALPVSADEPMAADDTGKRAPQGEHTLKRAQLVSLIEQGRQELAPDFNGFLTQVAERNSQDTAVRAAIEQYQAGETLEGDAFVNIYRLLGVYNRLQYGDDVQALLKEMVAIPTAKVGEKPQFENPEIARFGELIKARAEAFGLTFRNVDNRVFEVELEGTGDDVFGILTHGDVVPAGEEGWTLDDGTHLDPFAMTEIDGKLYGRGTEDDKASIAAALYAMKSLKENEVPLKRTIRLMIETTEETGGDGFEYYKARNDLPEYNIVLDSGYPAITAENGFGTIDARFPLTPKAGEVSSDQAVDALPTITDFQGGLATNQIPERSTATLHAADAAGAKALSHKLETLGSRYVKEHGQDFSVASEVEGEEVSVTVTGKSAHSSAPANGVNPVTRLAGLLATSGIDFHDNAYEDAIHYLNDNYGLDYHGKQLGIAYSHDFMGPLKVTPTYLEKEDDALRVAVNVRAPAGEKSPQELSQMIQDKLNAYASEQGMDMTLNVEIRDWMLRDPSGAWLQTLLNIFGDTTGMEAEPRSSAGSTTAKLLPNAINFGPSMPGETYTGHTSEEFKRVDNLMLDIQMFTEMMARIGNQDSLK; encoded by the coding sequence ATGAGTACCCGCACAGCCACTCACGCTACCTCTCGTCAGACGGCCCTCGCGCTGGGTCTGGCACTCGGGCTCGGCAGCGCGCTGCCTGTCAGCGCAGACGAGCCGATGGCGGCCGATGACACGGGCAAGCGCGCACCGCAGGGCGAACATACGCTCAAGCGTGCCCAGCTGGTCAGCTTGATCGAACAGGGCCGGCAGGAGCTGGCGCCGGACTTCAATGGCTTTCTGACCCAGGTTGCCGAACGCAATTCCCAGGACACGGCCGTCAGGGCTGCCATCGAGCAGTATCAGGCTGGTGAGACGCTTGAGGGCGATGCCTTCGTCAACATCTATCGTCTGCTGGGGGTCTACAACCGTCTGCAGTATGGCGATGACGTCCAGGCGCTGCTCAAGGAAATGGTCGCGATCCCGACCGCCAAAGTGGGGGAGAAGCCGCAATTCGAGAACCCGGAAATCGCGCGCTTCGGTGAGTTGATCAAGGCGCGCGCCGAGGCGTTCGGCCTGACGTTCCGTAACGTCGACAATCGCGTCTTCGAGGTTGAGCTCGAGGGGACTGGCGATGACGTGTTCGGCATTCTGACCCACGGCGATGTGGTACCGGCAGGCGAGGAGGGCTGGACACTCGACGACGGTACCCATCTCGACCCGTTCGCGATGACCGAGATCGACGGCAAGCTCTACGGGCGCGGCACCGAAGATGACAAGGCCTCTATCGCCGCGGCGCTGTATGCCATGAAGTCGCTCAAGGAGAATGAGGTGCCGCTCAAGCGCACCATTCGCCTGATGATCGAGACCACGGAAGAGACCGGTGGTGATGGCTTCGAGTACTACAAGGCCAGAAATGACCTGCCGGAATACAACATCGTGCTCGATAGCGGTTATCCGGCGATCACGGCCGAGAATGGTTTCGGCACCATCGATGCGCGCTTCCCCTTGACGCCCAAGGCGGGCGAGGTCTCATCTGATCAGGCAGTCGACGCGCTGCCGACGATCACCGACTTCCAGGGTGGCCTGGCGACCAACCAGATTCCGGAGCGCTCCACTGCCACGCTGCACGCGGCTGACGCAGCGGGCGCTAAGGCGCTCAGCCACAAGCTTGAAACGCTCGGCAGCCGCTACGTCAAGGAGCATGGCCAGGACTTCAGCGTCGCCAGTGAGGTGGAAGGCGAAGAGGTCAGCGTGACGGTGACCGGCAAGTCGGCCCACTCCTCGGCGCCGGCCAACGGCGTCAATCCTGTCACACGGCTGGCGGGCCTGCTCGCCACCTCCGGCATCGATTTCCATGACAATGCCTATGAAGATGCCATCCATTACCTGAACGACAACTACGGGCTGGACTATCACGGCAAGCAGCTGGGCATCGCGTATTCCCATGATTTCATGGGGCCGCTCAAGGTGACGCCGACTTATCTGGAGAAGGAGGACGATGCGCTGCGCGTCGCGGTCAATGTGCGTGCACCTGCCGGTGAGAAATCACCTCAGGAATTGAGCCAGATGATTCAGGACAAGCTGAACGCCTATGCCAGCGAGCAGGGCATGGACATGACGCTGAACGTCGAGATTCGCGACTGGATGCTGCGTGACCCCAGCGGTGCCTGGCTGCAGACGCTGCTCAATATCTTCGGGGATACCACCGGCATGGAGGCCGAGCCGCGCTCCTCCGCGGGCAGCACGACCGCCAAGTTGTTGCCCAATGCGATCAACTTCGGCCCGTCCATGCCGGGCGAGACCTATACCGGGCATACCTCCGAGGAGTTCAAGCGGGTCGATAACCTGATGCTCGACATCCAGATGTTCACCGAGATGATGGCGCGTATCGGCAATCAGGATTCGCTCAAGTAA